A stretch of Bradyrhizobium sp. CCBAU 53338 DNA encodes these proteins:
- a CDS encoding AAA family ATPase, whose protein sequence is MNLSSFMGTGWAHGPQVLCDEDGILLCRTSRERIDGERQVVLAVVPAAEHPSPQSLDRLAHEFALKDDLDSAWAAKPLELVQDHGRTILVLEDRGGEPLTWLTDAPMETGSFLRLAIQIAAALGKVHQHGLVHKDIKPANILVSRGRDSVHLTGFGFATRRPRERLSAAAKEQIAGTFAYMSPEQTGRMNRSIDSRSDLYSLGVTLYQMVTGSLPFAASDPMEWVHCHVAREPQAPARRSGNVPATVSRLIMKLLSKMAEERYQTAGGAERDLQRCLAEWELRHRIDDFPLGQHDTPDRLLVPEKLYGRAAEREMLFASFERIVKSGAPELALVAGYSGIGKSSVVNELHKVLVPSHGLFASGKFDQHKRDIPYATLAKAFQGLVRPLLGKREEELTAWRQALLGALGPNGQLVVDVVPELKAVIGEQPPVPELPLQHAQSRFHRVFEQFIGLFARAEHPLVLFLDDLQWLDMATFELLEDIFTRSELKHLMLIGAYRDNEVDSAHPVMRMREAIKARGRRVVEITLQPLGRRHLGQLLADTLRCEPGHAAPLIQLIHEKTAGNPFFAIQFMFSLVDEGLLTFDHDAVSWSWDLDRIHAKRYTDNVIDLMLGKLTRLPQATRTALQQMACLGHVAEVAVLSVVLGISEERVNADLWPAVRQEFVEPQGDTYRFVHDRFQEAAYALIPERERAAAHLRIGRLFAARTAPDAVEDDVFEIVSQLNRGTALITAPEERVRLAELNLLAGRRAKAATAFAMALTHFATGEAMLPLDRWEQHYALSFTLALQRAECEFLAGDHATANMRLAELAKRAATLPDLAAVTRLRMEPSDRDVEIALDYLRRVDIDWSAHPTPDEVQREYERMWQAIGDRPIEALLDLPQMADQIARGTMDVLTVLVSPAWYIDEGLRRLIIGRMANLSLQYGNSDASCLAYIVLGTVLGPDFGDYAAGYRFAQLGLDLVETRGLDRFKARVYLGFGSWTRHVRTGRPWLKRAFDAAQQVGDVNYASFTRHHLLTHLLACGDPLAEVQREAEAGLDFAHRAHVDLAADRISGQLQLIRSLRGLTTKFGSFDEAGFTEAQFERRLETEPYLEQAGFWYWTRKLQARVLANDPAAVAAAAKADKLLWTSKALFDRVEFHFYAALAEAACCEATTPGGRTPHIERLIHHHRQLQQLAEISPEDFADRAALVAAEIARIEDRELDAMRFYDRAIVSAHANGFPQIEAIANEIAGRFYTTRGFDKIAHAYLRDAHYGFLRWGAEPKVRQLERLYPRLHVAEDTSSASRPTIQQMDVTTVVKASQAVSSEIELPKLIETLMKIALQNAGADRGLLILSRHDDFRIEAEGQSRGDEFTLAMRQTSLSTPDCPEALLRYVIRAQKPLIVDDATRPDALYGDDYARRRHPRSILCLPLLKQAKLIGLLYLENTLTTHAFTPDRVAVLDLLAAQAAISLENTLLYRDLQEREARIRRLVDSNIIGILFWDGSGDISYANDAFLSMTGYSRQELVTNAIRWKDMTPAEYRDEDTQRIEQLRRSGQTASREKEFIRKDGSRVPVLIGSALLAGSSDQCISFVLDLTARKQAEEKYRLLMEQAHDAILVLDQRGLVIEANRTAGVMLGRAREQIIGLPFRSILVPADATAVASLLAPDSTGLLQLRLDGPDGKGLDVEMSAAHVSTGGQDLVIVIGRDISQRLRLEQQLRQAQKMDAVGQLTGGVAHDFNNILTVITGTIQILIDGLADQPDLVTIAHMIDDAATRGADLTMQLLAFARKQPLQPRNVDVNNLIADTAKLLRPTLGEHIEVGSTLQDDCWHALIDPGQLSTALINLAVNARDAMAGGGKIAFGTTNVSFGPDNPGPDNSLGDFVLVTVSDTGSGIPQAIRDKIFEPFFTTKELGKGTGLGLSMVYGFIKQSGGHIRIDSEEGLGTTFSLYLPRSTQAAASTSVATKGELRRGSETILLVEDDELVRNYVEAQLKSFGYRTLAVANGPDALDLVDRGATIDLLFTDVVMPGGMNGRELADAVLQRRPDLPVLYMSGYPEAAMMHDGRLDPGITLLSKPYRPADLAHAIRQVLDSRARPRVTH, encoded by the coding sequence ATGAATCTCTCATCGTTCATGGGCACCGGCTGGGCCCACGGTCCGCAGGTCCTCTGCGACGAAGACGGGATTCTCCTGTGCCGCACCTCCCGCGAACGCATCGACGGCGAGCGGCAGGTCGTGCTGGCCGTCGTTCCGGCCGCCGAGCATCCAAGCCCGCAAAGCCTTGATCGCCTGGCACATGAATTTGCGCTGAAGGACGATCTGGACAGCGCCTGGGCGGCGAAGCCGCTCGAACTGGTGCAGGATCACGGCCGCACCATTCTCGTCCTCGAGGATCGCGGCGGCGAACCGCTGACCTGGCTGACCGACGCACCCATGGAGACGGGCAGTTTCCTGCGCCTCGCGATCCAGATCGCCGCGGCGCTGGGCAAGGTCCATCAGCACGGCCTCGTGCACAAGGATATCAAGCCGGCCAACATCCTGGTGAGCCGCGGCAGGGACAGCGTGCATCTCACGGGATTCGGCTTCGCGACCCGCCGCCCGCGCGAACGCCTGTCCGCAGCCGCGAAAGAACAGATCGCCGGCACATTCGCTTACATGTCGCCGGAGCAAACGGGGCGCATGAACCGCTCGATCGACTCCCGAAGCGATCTCTACTCGCTCGGCGTCACGCTCTACCAGATGGTCACCGGCTCCCTGCCGTTCGCCGCATCCGATCCGATGGAATGGGTACATTGTCACGTCGCAAGAGAGCCGCAAGCCCCGGCCAGGCGATCCGGCAACGTGCCCGCCACGGTGTCCAGGCTGATCATGAAGCTGCTCTCCAAGATGGCCGAGGAGCGCTACCAGACGGCAGGCGGCGCAGAGAGGGATCTGCAGCGCTGTCTTGCGGAGTGGGAGCTTCGTCACCGCATCGACGACTTCCCGCTCGGCCAGCACGACACGCCCGACCGGCTGCTCGTTCCCGAGAAATTGTACGGAAGAGCGGCCGAGCGCGAAATGTTGTTCGCCTCGTTCGAACGGATCGTCAAAAGCGGCGCGCCGGAACTCGCGTTGGTCGCGGGATATTCCGGCATCGGCAAGTCCTCCGTTGTCAACGAGCTGCACAAGGTGCTGGTGCCATCGCACGGCTTGTTCGCGTCGGGCAAATTCGACCAGCACAAGCGCGACATCCCCTACGCCACGCTCGCCAAGGCATTCCAGGGTCTCGTCCGTCCTCTTCTGGGCAAACGCGAGGAAGAGCTGACCGCGTGGCGCCAGGCCCTGCTCGGCGCGCTCGGCCCGAACGGACAGCTCGTCGTGGACGTGGTCCCGGAGCTTAAGGCCGTCATCGGCGAACAGCCGCCTGTTCCGGAGTTGCCGCTCCAGCATGCGCAAAGCCGCTTCCACCGCGTGTTCGAGCAGTTCATCGGTTTGTTTGCGCGGGCCGAGCATCCGCTGGTGCTGTTCCTCGACGATCTGCAATGGCTCGACATGGCGACCTTCGAGTTGCTCGAGGACATTTTCACCCGGTCAGAGCTGAAGCACCTGATGCTGATCGGCGCTTACCGGGACAACGAGGTGGATTCCGCGCATCCCGTCATGCGCATGCGCGAGGCCATCAAGGCGCGGGGACGACGGGTGGTGGAGATCACGCTCCAGCCACTCGGCCGCAGGCATCTCGGCCAGCTGCTGGCGGACACGCTTCGTTGCGAGCCCGGTCACGCAGCCCCGCTGATCCAGCTCATTCACGAGAAAACCGCGGGCAATCCGTTCTTCGCCATCCAGTTCATGTTCTCGCTGGTAGACGAAGGCCTGCTCACGTTCGACCATGACGCCGTCAGCTGGTCCTGGGATCTCGACCGCATTCACGCCAAGCGATACACCGACAACGTCATCGACCTCATGCTGGGGAAGCTCACCCGGCTCCCCCAGGCGACGCGCACGGCTCTTCAGCAGATGGCGTGTCTCGGGCATGTCGCCGAGGTCGCAGTGCTTTCGGTCGTGCTCGGCATCTCCGAGGAGCGGGTCAATGCAGATCTGTGGCCTGCGGTTCGCCAGGAATTCGTCGAGCCGCAAGGCGACACCTATCGCTTCGTCCACGACCGGTTTCAGGAAGCGGCCTATGCGCTGATTCCGGAACGAGAGCGGGCGGCGGCGCATCTTCGCATTGGCCGCTTGTTCGCGGCGCGGACCGCACCCGATGCCGTCGAGGACGACGTCTTCGAGATCGTCAGCCAGCTCAACCGCGGCACGGCCCTGATCACCGCGCCCGAGGAGCGCGTCAGGCTGGCGGAGCTCAATCTGCTGGCCGGCCGCCGCGCCAAGGCCGCGACGGCCTTCGCCATGGCGCTTACCCATTTCGCGACCGGCGAAGCCATGCTGCCTCTGGATCGCTGGGAGCAGCATTACGCGCTCAGCTTCACGCTGGCGCTACAACGCGCCGAATGCGAGTTCCTGGCCGGCGACCACGCAACGGCGAACATGCGCCTCGCCGAACTGGCAAAGCGTGCGGCGACGCTGCCCGACCTCGCAGCAGTGACCCGTTTGCGGATGGAGCCGAGCGATCGCGACGTCGAGATTGCCCTCGACTATCTGCGACGCGTCGATATCGACTGGTCGGCGCATCCGACGCCGGATGAAGTCCAGCGCGAATACGAGCGGATGTGGCAAGCGATCGGCGACCGGCCGATCGAGGCACTGCTCGACCTGCCGCAGATGGCGGATCAAATCGCGCGCGGAACCATGGACGTTCTCACGGTCCTGGTCTCGCCTGCCTGGTATATCGATGAGGGCTTGCGTCGTCTCATCATCGGACGCATGGCCAATCTCAGCCTGCAATACGGCAACTCGGACGCATCGTGCCTCGCCTACATCGTGCTCGGCACGGTGCTCGGCCCCGACTTCGGCGACTATGCTGCAGGCTACCGCTTCGCTCAGCTCGGCCTCGACCTCGTCGAAACGCGCGGACTGGACCGGTTCAAGGCCCGCGTCTATCTCGGCTTCGGAAGCTGGACCCGACATGTGAGGACCGGCCGCCCCTGGTTGAAGCGGGCCTTCGACGCGGCGCAGCAGGTCGGCGACGTGAACTATGCGAGCTTCACCCGCCACCATCTCCTCACGCACCTTCTCGCCTGCGGCGATCCGCTCGCCGAGGTGCAGCGGGAAGCCGAGGCGGGACTCGATTTCGCGCATCGGGCGCATGTCGATCTTGCCGCCGATCGCATCAGCGGGCAGTTGCAGCTCATCCGGTCGTTGCGCGGACTCACGACGAAATTCGGCAGCTTCGATGAAGCCGGCTTCACCGAGGCGCAGTTCGAGCGTCGTCTCGAGACGGAGCCGTACCTGGAGCAGGCCGGATTCTGGTACTGGACGCGCAAGCTCCAAGCCCGCGTTCTTGCCAACGACCCCGCCGCCGTCGCCGCCGCCGCAAAGGCCGACAAGCTGCTGTGGACGTCGAAAGCCCTGTTCGATCGCGTCGAGTTTCACTTCTATGCCGCCTTGGCCGAGGCCGCGTGCTGCGAGGCCACCACGCCAGGCGGACGTACCCCCCATATCGAACGACTGATCCATCACCACCGCCAGCTTCAGCAATTGGCCGAGATCAGCCCGGAAGACTTCGCCGACCGCGCCGCCCTCGTCGCGGCCGAAATCGCGCGCATCGAAGATCGCGAGCTCGATGCGATGCGCTTCTACGACCGGGCCATCGTCTCGGCGCATGCAAACGGCTTCCCCCAGATCGAGGCAATCGCAAACGAGATCGCCGGGCGCTTCTACACCACGCGCGGGTTCGACAAGATCGCCCATGCTTATCTGCGCGATGCCCATTACGGATTTCTTCGCTGGGGGGCCGAGCCCAAGGTCAGGCAACTCGAACGCCTTTATCCCCGGCTCCACGTCGCCGAGGACACCAGTTCGGCGAGCCGGCCGACCATCCAGCAGATGGACGTCACCACCGTGGTAAAGGCGTCCCAGGCCGTCTCGAGTGAAATCGAGCTGCCAAAGCTGATCGAGACGCTGATGAAAATCGCGCTGCAGAACGCCGGCGCCGATCGCGGCCTGCTGATCCTGTCGCGGCATGACGATTTCCGTATCGAAGCGGAAGGCCAATCCAGGGGCGACGAGTTCACGCTCGCCATGCGCCAGACCTCGCTCTCGACACCGGACTGTCCGGAAGCCCTGCTGCGCTACGTCATTCGCGCGCAAAAACCTCTCATCGTCGATGACGCGACGCGGCCAGATGCGCTCTACGGTGACGACTATGCGCGTCGCCGACACCCAAGATCCATTCTCTGCCTGCCGCTCCTGAAGCAAGCCAAGCTCATCGGATTGCTCTATCTCGAGAACACGCTGACGACACATGCCTTCACGCCGGATCGCGTGGCTGTGCTGGACTTGCTGGCGGCGCAGGCCGCGATCTCGCTGGAGAACACGCTGCTCTATCGCGATCTCCAGGAACGCGAGGCCCGCATCCGCCGGCTCGTCGATTCCAACATTATCGGCATCCTGTTCTGGGACGGCAGCGGCGATATCAGCTACGCCAACGATGCCTTCCTGAGCATGACCGGATATTCCAGGCAGGAACTGGTCACGAACGCAATCCGCTGGAAGGACATGACGCCGGCCGAATACCGCGACGAAGACACGCAGCGGATCGAACAACTCAGACGATCAGGGCAGACCGCCTCGCGAGAGAAGGAGTTCATCAGGAAGGACGGCAGCCGCGTTCCTGTTCTCATCGGCTCGGCCTTGCTGGCCGGATCGTCCGATCAATGCATATCGTTCGTGCTCGACCTCACCGCGCGAAAGCAGGCGGAAGAAAAGTACCGCCTGCTCATGGAACAGGCGCATGATGCGATCCTGGTCCTTGACCAGAGGGGCCTCGTGATCGAGGCCAACCGCACGGCAGGGGTGATGCTGGGGCGGGCTCGGGAGCAAATCATCGGCCTCCCGTTCCGATCCATCCTGGTTCCTGCCGACGCGACCGCGGTGGCCAGCTTGCTGGCGCCGGACTCGACGGGCCTGTTACAGCTTCGCCTGGATGGCCCCGACGGCAAGGGCCTCGATGTCGAAATGTCCGCCGCTCACGTCTCGACGGGCGGCCAGGATCTTGTCATCGTGATCGGACGCGACATCAGCCAGCGTCTGCGCCTCGAGCAGCAGCTGCGCCAGGCGCAGAAAATGGACGCGGTCGGCCAGCTCACCGGTGGCGTCGCTCATGACTTCAACAACATTCTGACTGTCATCACCGGGACGATCCAGATCCTGATCGACGGTCTTGCGGATCAGCCCGACCTCGTCACCATCGCCCACATGATCGACGACGCCGCCACGCGCGGGGCCGATCTGACGATGCAGCTCCTTGCATTCGCGCGCAAGCAGCCCCTGCAACCCCGTAACGTCGACGTCAACAATCTCATCGCCGATACTGCCAAGCTGTTGCGACCGACGCTTGGCGAGCACATCGAGGTCGGCTCCACGCTGCAAGACGATTGCTGGCACGCGCTGATAGATCCGGGCCAGCTTTCGACCGCCCTGATCAATCTAGCCGTCAATGCCCGCGACGCCATGGCGGGCGGAGGCAAGATCGCATTCGGCACCACAAATGTGAGCTTTGGACCGGACAATCCCGGCCCGGACAACTCGCTCGGCGACTTTGTTCTGGTCACGGTGAGTGACACTGGCTCAGGGATTCCGCAGGCGATCCGGGACAAGATATTCGAGCCATTCTTTACGACCAAGGAGCTTGGCAAAGGAACGGGACTAGGGTTGAGCATGGTGTATGGCTTCATCAAGCAATCCGGCGGTCACATCAGGATTGATAGCGAAGAAGGGCTGGGAACGACCTTCAGCCTTTACTTGCCGCGCTCGACCCAGGCCGCAGCATCCACGAGCGTGGCGACGAAAGGCGAGCTGCGGCGCGGCAGTGAAACAATCCTCCTGGTCGAGGACGACGAGCTGGTGCGCAACTACGTGGAGGCGCAACTCAAGAGCTTCGGCTATCGCACGCTAGCCGTCGCCAACGGCCCGGACGCCCTTGACCTCGTCGACCGGGGCGCCACCATCGACCTGCTTTTCACCGATGTCGTCATGCCCGGCGGGATGAACGGCCGTGAACTCGCCGATGCCGTACTCCAGCGGCGCCCCGACCTGCCCGTGCTCTATATGTCGGGTTATCCGGAAGCCGCCATGATGCATGACGGCCGGCTGGATCCTGGCATCACCTTGCTGAGCAAACCGTACCGGCCGGCGGACCTCGCACATGCCATTCGCCAAGTCCTCGACTCACGAGCACGTCCCCGCGTCACGCATTGA